A single genomic interval of Camelina sativa cultivar DH55 chromosome 11, Cs, whole genome shotgun sequence harbors:
- the LOC104724944 gene encoding uncharacterized protein LOC104724944 isoform X3: MDLAAEELQFLNIQGILRESTTIPKFSPKTFYLITLTLIFPLSFAILAHSLFTQPILAQLDSIPPQDQSQTNHEWTLLLIYQFVYVIFLFAFSLLSTAAVVFTLASLYTGKPVSFSSTLHAIPLVLKRLFITFLWVSLLMLVYNSVFLLFLVVLIVAIDLQSVILAVFSMVVIFVLFLGVHVYMTALWHLASVVSVLEPIYGIAAMKKSYELLKGRTSMACTMVFVYLALCGVTAGVFGAVVVHGGDDFGLFTKIVVGGFLVGILVIVNLVGLLVQSVFYYVCKSFHHQEIDKSALHDHLGGYLGDYVPLKSSIQMENFDI; this comes from the exons ATGGATCTCGCTGCAGAAGAGCTTCAATTCCTCAACATTCAAGGTATATTACGTGAATCCACCACGATCCCCAAATTTTCCCCAAAAACCTTCTACCTcataaccctaaccctaattttccCTCTCTCCTTCGCAATCCTCGCTCATTCTCTCTTTACCCAACCAATCTTAGCTCAGCTCGATTCAATTCCTCCACAAGATCAATCCCAAACCAATCACGAATGGACCCTTCTCCTCATTTACCAATTCGTCTACGTCATCTTCCTCTTCgccttctctctcctctccacGGCAGCCGTCGTCTTCACTCTCGCGTCGCTTTACACGGGAAAGCCTGTTTCTTTCTCGTCAACATTGCACGCGATTCCTCTTGTTCTGAAGCGTTTGTTCATTACCTTCCTTTGGGTTTCTCTCTTGATGCTTGTGTACAActctgttttcttgttgtttctcGTGGTTTTGATCGTGGCCATCGATTTACAGAGCGTGATCCTCGCTGTGTTCTCGATGGTTGTgatctttgttctgtttttgggtGTTCATGTTTATATGACTGCTTTGTGGCATTTAGCTAGTGTTGTCTCTGTTCTTGAGCCTATTTACGGGATTGCTGCCATGAAGAAGAGCTATGAGTTGCTTAAAGGAAGGACTAGTATGGCGTGTACTATGGTTTTTGTGTATCTTGCTCTTTGTGGTGTCACCGCTGGTGTTTTCGGTGCTGTTGTGGTTCATGGAGGAGACGATTTTGGGTTGTTTACGAAGATTGTGGTTGGAGGTTTCTTGGTTGGGATACTAGTGATTGTGAATCTTGTGGGTTTGCTTGTGCAGAGTGTGTTTTACTATGTTTGCAAGAGTTTTCATCATCAGGAG ATTGATAAATCCGCGTTGCATGATCATCTTGGTGGGTATCTTGGTGACTATGTGCCTTTAAAGAGCAGCATTCAGATGGAGAACTTTGATATTTGA
- the LOC104724944 gene encoding uncharacterized protein LOC104724944 isoform X2, with amino-acid sequence MDLAAEELQFLNIQGILRESTTIPKFSPKTFYLITLTLIFPLSFAILAHSLFTQPILAQLDSIPPQDQSQTNHEWTLLLIYQFVYVIFLFAFSLLSTAAVVFTLASLYTGKPVSFSSTLHAIPLVLKRLFITFLWVSLLMLVYNSVFLLFLVVLIVAIDLQSVILAVFSMVVIFVLFLGVHVYMTALWHLASVVSVLEPIYGIAAMKKSYELLKGRTSMACTMVFVYLALCGVTAGVFGAVVVHGGDDFGLFTKIVVGGFLVGILVIVNLVGLLVQSVFYYVCKSFHHQEIDKSALHDHLGGYLGDYVPLKSSIQMENFDI; translated from the exons ATGGATCTCGCTGCAGAAGAGCTTCAATTCCTCAACATTCAAGGTATATTACGTGAATCCACCACGATCCCCAAATTTTCCCCAAAAACCTTCTACCTcataaccctaaccctaattttccCTCTCTCCTTCGCAATCCTCGCTCATTCTCTCTTTACCCAACCAATCTTAGCTCAGCTCGATTCAATTCCTCCACAAGATCAATCCCAAACCAATCACGAATGGACCCTTCTCCTCATTTACCAATTCGTCTACGTCATCTTCCTCTTCgccttctctctcctctccacGGCAGCCGTCGTCTTCACTCTCGCGTCGCTTTACACGGGAAAGCCTGTTTCTTTCTCGTCAACATTGCACGCGATTCCTCTTGTTCTGAAGCGTTTGTTCATTACCTTCCTTTGGGTTTCTCTCTTGATGCTTGTGTACAActctgttttcttgttgtttctcGTGGTTTTGATCGTGGCCATCGATTTACAGAGCGTGATCCTCGCTGTGTTCTCGATGGTTGTgatctttgttctgtttttgggtGTTCATGTTTATATGACTGCTTTGTGGCATTTAGCTAGTGTTGTCTCTGTTCTTGAGCCTATTTACGGGATTGCTGCCATGAAGAAGAGCTATGAGTTGCTTAAAGGAAGGACTAGTATGGCGTGTACTATGGTTTTTGTGTATCTTGCTCTTTGTGGTGTCACCGCTGGTGTTTTCGGTGCTGTTGTGGTTCATGGAGGAGACGATTTTGGGTTGTTTACGAAGATTGTGGTTGGAGGTTTCTTGGTTGGGATACTAGTGATTGTGAATCTTGTGGGTTTGCTTGTGCAGAGTGTGTTTTACTATGTTTGCAAGAGTTTTCATCATCAGGAGATTGATAAATCCGCGTTGCATGATCATCTCGGTGGGTAT CTTGGTGACTATGTGCCTTTAAAGAGCAGCATTCAGATGGAGAACTTTGATATTTGA
- the LOC104724945 gene encoding uncharacterized protein At4g15970-like, whose translation MKSLTTDSSSFSGYELAGPSNTVGRAKSRSIGSDSSTGQRDVLRVVLLFTTVALSCLLVYKSVDKPLQVMLPQWKTSWYSQNQTSLRPIQHTKPVSELERVLMNAAMEDNTVIITALNNAWTVPNSTFDLFLESFQTGLGTGRLLKHVIAVCLDSKAYDRCMLVHSHCYLINATDSEELAGKNRFMSPGYLKLIWRRMDLLKEVLSLGYNFLFTDADILWLRDPFPRFFSNADFQISCDDYNGKPSDKSNHVNSGFTYVKANNKTRNFYKYWCDSSKRFPKRHDQDVFNSIKNDPFVTELGITIRFLDTVYFGGFCEPSRDINVVNTMHANCCIGLDNKVKNLKAALEDWKQYLLVNKTVTETKWNIPPRCGY comes from the exons atgaagagcTTGACCAccgactcttcttctttttccggCTACGAACTGGCTGGCCCTAGTAACACCGTTGGAAGAGCCAAGTCACGGTCTATTGGGTCTGACAGTTCCACCGGTCAGAGAGATGTGCTGAGAGTCGTGTTGTTGTTCACAACCGTGGcactttcttgtcttttggtctATAAATCTGTGGATAAGCCTTTACAAGTGATGTTGCCTCAATGGAAAACCAGTTGGTACTCACAAAACCAAACTTCCTTAAGGCCG atacaaCATACAAAACCGGTTTCAGAGCTAGAGAGAGTACTGATGAACGCTGCTATGGAAGACAACACGGTGATTATAACAGCGTTGAACAATGCATGGACAGTTCCAAACTCTacgtttgatttgtttttagagAGTTTTCAGACAGGACTAGGGACCGGGAGGTTACTGAAGCATGTGATTGCGGTTTGCCTAGATAGCAAGGCATATGACCGGTGTATGCTGGTTCATTCTCATTGCTACTTGATCAACGCCACTGATTCTGAAGAGCTCGCGGGAAAAAACCGGTTCATGTCTCCCGGTTACTTGAAGCTCATTTGGCGACGAATGGATCTCCTAAAAGAAGTTCTCAGTTTAGGCTATAACTTTCTCTTCACG GATGCTGACATCTTATGGCTCCGTGATCCATTCCCTCGGTTCTTTTCCAACGCGGATTTCCAAATATCATGTGATGACTACAACGGAAAACCTTCTGATAAAAGCAACCACGTAAATTCCGGATTCACATATGTCAAGGCCAATAACAAAACCCGAAATTTCTACAAGTATTGGTGCGACTCGAGCAAGAGATTCCCGAAAAGACATGACCAAGATGTTTTCAATTCCATCAAGAACGACCCGTTCGTCACGGAACTCGGGATCACGATAAGGTTTTTGGATACGGTTTACTTCGGCGGGTTTTGTGAGCCTAGCCGAGACATCAACGTTGTTAACACTATGCATGCAAATTGTTGTATTGGTTTGGACAACAAAGTGAAGAATCTTAAAGCGGCTCTTGAAGATTGGAAGCAGTATTTGTTGGTGAATAAAACTGTGACCGAGACTAAATGGAATATTCCACCAAGGTGTGGCTATTAG
- the LOC104724944 gene encoding uncharacterized protein LOC104724944 isoform X1, whose amino-acid sequence MDLAAEELQFLNIQGILRESTTIPKFSPKTFYLITLTLIFPLSFAILAHSLFTQPILAQLDSIPPQDQSQTNHEWTLLLIYQFVYVIFLFAFSLLSTAAVVFTLASLYTGKPVSFSSTLHAIPLVLKRLFITFLWVSLLMLVYNSVFLLFLVVLIVAIDLQSVILAVFSMVVIFVLFLGVHVYMTALWHLASVVSVLEPIYGIAAMKKSYELLKGRTSMACTMVFVYLALCGVTAGVFGAVVVHGGDDFGLFTKIVVGGFLVGILVIVNLVGLLVQSVFYYVCKSFHHQEIDKSALHDHLGGYLGDYVPLKSSIQMENFDI is encoded by the coding sequence ATGGATCTCGCTGCAGAAGAGCTTCAATTCCTCAACATTCAAGGTATATTACGTGAATCCACCACGATCCCCAAATTTTCCCCAAAAACCTTCTACCTcataaccctaaccctaattttccCTCTCTCCTTCGCAATCCTCGCTCATTCTCTCTTTACCCAACCAATCTTAGCTCAGCTCGATTCAATTCCTCCACAAGATCAATCCCAAACCAATCACGAATGGACCCTTCTCCTCATTTACCAATTCGTCTACGTCATCTTCCTCTTCgccttctctctcctctccacGGCAGCCGTCGTCTTCACTCTCGCGTCGCTTTACACGGGAAAGCCTGTTTCTTTCTCGTCAACATTGCACGCGATTCCTCTTGTTCTGAAGCGTTTGTTCATTACCTTCCTTTGGGTTTCTCTCTTGATGCTTGTGTACAActctgttttcttgttgtttctcGTGGTTTTGATCGTGGCCATCGATTTACAGAGCGTGATCCTCGCTGTGTTCTCGATGGTTGTgatctttgttctgtttttgggtGTTCATGTTTATATGACTGCTTTGTGGCATTTAGCTAGTGTTGTCTCTGTTCTTGAGCCTATTTACGGGATTGCTGCCATGAAGAAGAGCTATGAGTTGCTTAAAGGAAGGACTAGTATGGCGTGTACTATGGTTTTTGTGTATCTTGCTCTTTGTGGTGTCACCGCTGGTGTTTTCGGTGCTGTTGTGGTTCATGGAGGAGACGATTTTGGGTTGTTTACGAAGATTGTGGTTGGAGGTTTCTTGGTTGGGATACTAGTGATTGTGAATCTTGTGGGTTTGCTTGTGCAGAGTGTGTTTTACTATGTTTGCAAGAGTTTTCATCATCAGGAGATTGATAAATCCGCGTTGCATGATCATCTCGGTGGGTATCTTGGTGACTATGTGCCTTTAAAGAGCAGCATTCAGATGGAGAACTTTGATATTTGA